TTCTTTTAATGGTAATTGGGGAGATAATGTATTCTTAATTACAGGTGCCTGGGAAACTAATTTCAAGAACGGAAGCACACATAGTACTACAATTACAACACCATTACGACGAGAGGCTAGCTGCAGGTTCTTGGTGAGTGGTGTTGTTGAGTTAGTACGAACAAATTATAGTGGTTCATTAGATTATGGTAAAGGAGTATGCGATAATTTGGCTGTATTTACTAATGATAATGGAGAAGAACGTGAGATTCGACTATGATCTGTAAGTTTTTGATGTGATTATATAAAAGGGCTCGACTTAAAGTCGAGCCCTTTTATATATAACTAGATATATTATATCTTAATTTGCCAAAGGACGATTTAAAATTAAACTTAGATATAAGTTTATCTTTTGTTTTAGCTCATGTCTTGGAGTTATAAAATCCAAAAACCCATGTTCTTTTAAGAATTCGGCGGTTTGAAAACCTTCGGGTAATTCTTTTCCTGTGGTGTCTCTTACAATACGTGGTCCGGCAAATCCAATTAATGCTCCTGGTTCTGCAATATTAATATCACCTAACATAGCAAAAGAAGCTGTTGTACCCCCAGTTGTGGGATCTGTACATAATGATATATAGGGTATTCCTGCATCTGCTAATTGGGCTAACTTGGCAGATGTTTTTGCCAATTGCATTAGTGATAATGCAGCTTCCATCATACGAGCACCACCTGATTTGGAAATAATCATAAATGGAATTTTGTGTTTTAGGGAATAATCGGCAGCTCTTGCAATTTTTTCACCTACTACACTACCCATAGAACCTCCAATAAATGCAAAATCCATACATGCAATAACTAAATCATTACCATAGGATTTTCCTACTGCTGTTCTTACCGCATCTTTTAAATTTGTTTTTTCTTGTGCGTCTTTAAGACGGTCAACATATTTCTTTTTGTCTTCGAATTTAAGAGGGTCTTTTGAGGTAACACCTTTATCAAGCTCTTTAAATTTATTATCATCAAATAGGATTTCAAAATATTCTTTACTACCTATTCTTACATGGTATCCATCTTCTGGACTTACATAGAAGTTTTTTTCGAGTTGCTCTGCATCTACAATTTTTCCCGTTGGAGATTTGTACCAAAGTCCTTTAGGGACATCCTTTTTGTCTTCGGTAGCAGTTTGTATACCTTTTTGTGTTCTCTTAAACCAAGCCATATAGTTTTGTTATAATTAAAAAAAGCTGAAACTCATTTAAGGAGTTTCAGCTTAAGTTTTCAGTCTTCTATAATGTATTTACATTATTTAAATCCTCGAATGCCTTTTTAAGACGGTTCTTAAAGGTAATTTCTCCTTCTCGTAACCATTTTCTAGGATCGTAATACTTTTTATTGGGTTCTTCTGATCCATCAGGATTACCAATTTGTGTCTTCAGATATTCAATATTATTGGTCATGTAATCACGAATACCTTCATTAAATGCAAATTGCAGATCAGTGTCAATATTCATTTTAATAACTCCGTATCCAATTGCTTCTCTTATTTCTTCAATAGTAGAGCCACTTCCTCCGTGAAATACAAAATCGATGTGGTTATGTTCGACTTTATATTTTTCTGAAATAAACTCTTGAGAGTTTTTAAGTATTTTAGGTGTTAATTTTACATTACCTGGTTTGTATACACCGTGCACATTACCAAAGGCTGCTGCTACAGTAAATTTATCACTTACTTTGCTTAACTCTTCATAGGCATAGGCAACTTCTTCTGGCTGCGTATATAGCTTAGAATCATCTACATCGCTATTATCTACACCATCTTCTTCACCGCCAGTGATTCCTAGCTCGATTTCTAGGGTCATACCCATTTTGCTCATACGAGCCAAATATGCTGCACAGATTTCGATATTTTCTTCGATTGGTTCTTCAGATAAATCGATCATATGTGAGCTGTACAATGGTTTTCCGGTTTCTCTGTAAAATTCTTCTCCGGCATCTAATAGGCCGTCGATCCAGGGAAGTAGTTTTTTTGCACAGTGGTCAGTATGCAAAATTACGGGTACTCCATAGGCTTCAGCCATTAAATGTACATGTTTGGCACCTGCAACTGCTCCTGCTATTGCGGCCTTTTGATCTTCATTAGAAAGGCCTTTTCCAGCATTAAACTGCGCCCCCCCATTAGAGAATTGAATAATTACAGGAGAATTTAACTCTGCAGCAGTTTCTAAAACTGCATTAATCGAATTAGAACCGATTACATTAACTGCAGGTAATGCAAAAGCTTTCTCTTTTGCATATTTAAAAATTGCCTGGACTTCGTCTCCTGTAGCAACTCCTGGTTTGATGTTGTGACTCATAATTTAGTTTTGGTTTATAAGGCTACAAAAATAGTAAAATTATACGGAAACCGATAGGATTAAAATAATCATTAAAACGGGTAGAGTTGTGGTTGTTTTAATTATTACGATTATTGGTTTTTTACAAAAATGAGATATGCGAGTGTTTTTATGTTCTAATTAAATTATCTAGGATATAGATGAACTAAAAAGGATAATTAATCCCAAAATTATAAACAGCTTCAGAGAAGTTATATCCTTTAAACCATCGTTTATCCTGGTCTCTGGCTGGATTAAAAGTCTTAAATCCTATATCAAGTCTTAAAACGAAAAAATTAAAGTCATATCGAAACCCGAAACCGCTTCCTACGGTCATTTCCCGTATATCATCTAATTTTGAAAACGTAGCATCTTCTTCTTCTACATTATCAAGAACATTCCAAATGTTTCCGGCATCAATAAATAATGCTCCATGCAATGATCCCAAAATTTTGTATCGGTATTCTGCATTTAGCGCAATTTTCATATTAGCTTCATTAAATTCATCTCTTCCGCCAGTACTTCCTGGCCCCAGATCATATACCAACCATGCTCTATTGTCATTGGGCCCACCACCAAAGAAACTTCGTGCAAAAGGAATACTATTAGAATTACCATAAGGAAGAGCAATTCCTCCAAAAGCTCTAAAGGCAACTACACTTTTTCTTCCTAAATCCCAATGTTTTATATAGTCTAGTTCTGTTTTTGCGTATTGAGAAAATTCTACACCAAATACTTCAAAACGTTTATTAGAATTTTCTTTTAATCCCGATATGTTCGAAATAGCACTTAATACATTACCTGCTAATTCTACTTTAGCTCTAAATCTCGAGTAACTTTCATCATAAAGATTTTCTCTATTGTTCTTTGTGTATGTGTAACTCGAAGCAAATATTAAGTTGTCTTCGGTTAATCTTACCTTTCTTTCATTGATATTTCGAATCTCCTGTAATTGATCTGGTGTTAAATCGGGATCGGGGGTAGGGCTTAAGGATTGTGCTATAAAACCATTTGCTCCACTGGGTATGTGTAATACGGCATTGTCTATATTTGGAGTATCTGTATCTGGTTGAGAAAAGAATGGTGAATCTACCTCAAGAACTCTTGTAGCAATATTATTAAGCCTGTTAAATGAAGTGTTATAAATGTTAAAGTAATTACTAGTGTTTAAGTTTCTAACGTATTGTATATTAATAAGATCAAATTGATTGGTTAGGATATTGTTGGGTTTCCATCGATAATTAAATACTCCTGTAGCATTTTGTTTGTCAAGACCAATATTTTGCTGAACATTCATTCCGAAAATAAGATTGGTGGTCGGTGACATGTGTTTTGGAATAATTTTATTGGTTCTAAGTGGGAAAAGTATTTTTGGAAATGATAGTTTTATATCTGCTCCTACTTCTGATATATTAAAGAATTTTTGACCACCATCTACTGCATCACTAGAAGAACCAATACTTCCTCGAGCCGAGATCTCTAAGATTTCGGCACCTCCAAAAACATTTCGTATCAAAAGAGATCCTCCAAAACCAATACCAAAAGCCTGAATATTTGAAGTCGATACATCAAAATCGATATTTGTACTGTATTTTTTTCTTGGAGTTAATAGAATACTAGCAATAAGATTTTCTCCAGATGGATCATTGGGATCAATCTCATAATTTATGTTAGGGTATTTAAATGTTCTTAAGTTATTAATTTGGTTATAAGTATTTGTACGGTCTTTATCTCTAAAGATTTCGCCAGGGGTGATAAGAACAGAATTTGTAATTGCCTTACGGGTGTATTTTATTTTGTCATACCCATAGATGTTATATCCTTTGTAAAAAGTGCTATCCTTGGGGTTTTGATTTCGATTTTGATATGAATAATCGGTAAAAATATTCACTTTACTTATTTTATGAACCTTAAAGGGAATTCTGGCAGTAGAATCTCCATAGGTAATAGAACGATTCTTTATGAGTAAATTTAGATTTACCTTGTGACCTGTATTAATTGTATCGGCATCAAATTTTATAAATTCTTTTTCAAAGTGATAGAGTCCAGAATTTCGGTATAATGATGTTAATCTTTCTCGTTCTGCCTCTATATCCAGAGTTTTGTATTGTTTTCCTGAAATGATTGTAGATTTTTCAGTATTAAGTTGGTAAATAGAGTCCGCAACCTTGGATTCTATTCTAGTGTTAAGCGAATCAATAAAATAGGGTTGGTGCGGTTTTACATAATAATCTACCGTTGCAGTTTTGTTATCTTTTGTATTAATTTTATAATCTGCTTCAATATTAAACCATCCGTTATTCCAATAATAAGCTTGTAACCTTTTTATAGAGCGTTTTACTTTTGATTCGTCAATAATTGAAGGAGGCTCTCCTGTACTTTTAAGCCATTCATTAATACGTGATAATCCTACACCTAATCTATCTACTTGCTTTTTTGAAAGAAACTTAGTAATTCGTTTTTCTCGTTTGGGTTTTCTTGTTAACCAATCTTGATATAAAGAATCTTGATTTACACTGGCTAAATTATATATGTGAAGCCTAATAGGGATTCCTAATAGTTTAATATTGGGTTTTTGATATAATTGATTGTATAGTTTTGGGTTCTTAGTTTTGGCACTATCAACATAAATTTGATTTTTTTTCAAAAGATATTCACTCTCGGGAACTCTCTTTACCGCATTACACGAAAATAAAAAGATGCTAGTTAAAGTAATTAATAATATTTTTGTCAGAAAGTGTTTCAACCTGTATTCATTCATTGATTCAAAAATACACTATTTGTATGGTTAGCAAAAACCAAAAGAAACTAATAAAGAGTTTATATCAAAAAAAGTACCGAAAACAACATGGATTGTTTGTTGCAGAAGGTAAAAAAGTAATTAAAGAGCTACTTGTAGCTAATCTTAAGCTTCATTCTCTCTTTACATTAGAGGTAGGAATCTTTGATGTTTCTACAACCTTAGAGTATGGTATTACAGAGGAGGAGTTAAAACAGATTAGTTTTTTAACTACCCCACAAGTTGCATTGGCAGTATTTCATATCCCGGAAGTAAAAAAAACAAATTCAAGTGGTTTGATTTTGGCATTAGATGATGTTAGAGACCCTGGTAATTTAGGAACTATAATTCGTCTTTGTGACTGGTTTGGGATACAAGATTTGGTATGCTCTTTGCAAACTGTAGATTGTTATAACCCCAAGGTAATACAAGCTACAATGGGATCTATTACACGGGTAAATATTAGTTATGTGAATTTAAAGGAATTTTTAACTTTAGAAACACCAAATTCTAGGATTTTTGGCACTTTTATGAATGGAGACTCTATTTATACCGAGAAATTACCCAAAGATGCTATTGTTATAATGGGTAATGAAGCAAATGGAATTTCTGAAGATATCCAAAGCCTTGTTAAAGATAGGATAACGATTCCGCAATTTGGATCAGATCAAAAAACAGAAAGCCTAAATGTTGCTACTGCAACAGCTATTGTGCTTAGTGAATTTAGAAGATCTTAACTAAGTAAAATTATTGAAACGTAAAATTTATAAAAATCCCTCTTGTCGACATTTTATCAATAGTCGAAGTATAGGGACTATTAGGGTCATTATCTTTTATCAATTCATCAGACATGGCAAAAACTCCTCTTATAGATGGAGTAAATTTGAAATACTGCAAATATAAATCTATACCAAAACCAATTTCATAATAATTAGTATTGGTTTTCATTCTAAATTGTCCTACACTATTATCATCGGGATTATCTTCGTTACTAGATAAGTTTATAGAGGTAGAAACGCCTCCAACAATAAAAGGCTTAATATTATTGATTCTTTTGGTCGATATTTTTAACAATAACGGCACATGTACATATGTTGATTTAACCTCTCGTACAGATTCAAAATCAGAAGTGAATTGAGGATTCGAAAACCTTAGATTTCGAGTGTTAAAAGTAACCATAGGTTCTAATCTAAGATCAAAATAATCATTTAACCTTAGATTCCCTAAAAGACCTACACTAAAACCTATAGATTCATCATGTATAATATCGGTTTCTGGGGCATCAGTCGTATAATCAAAATTAAAATCATAAAGATTAAATCCAAGAATATAGCCATAACTGAATCTTGGCTTATCAAAGTTTTGAAGGTTTTGTACCTTTTCTTTAGAAAATAACTGTGCACTCATGTTTTGAGTACATATTAAAACAACTATTAAGATAAATATTCTTTTCATCTAAATTAAAATTAACCTTTTAATGGTTTAACCCTCTCATTTATTATGGTGCTATTATTTTGTAGCTGTGTAAATTGTAGCGACACCAAAAGTTTGTGGGTTATCTTTGACTTCTATAAACCCGATTTTTTTCAAAATATTGTTGAAGGCTTCTCCATAAGGAAAAGCAGCAGCACTTTCGCTTAGATAGGAATAAGCAGATTTATCCTTTGAGAATAACCTGCCGACAAGCGGTAGTATTGTTGTCGAATAAAACTTGTATCCTTGTTTATATGGGGTTTTGGTAGGAATAGAAGTTTCTAAAACTACAAAAATCCCTCCGGGTTTAAGAACTCTAAATACCTCTGAAAGTCCTTTTTCTAAATTTTCAAAATTTCGTACTCCAAAAGCTACAGTTATCGCATCAAAATAATTTTCATCATAAGGAAGGTTTTCACTATCTCCTTGTACCATATTAATAATGGTGTCTAATTTTTTTATTGCAATCTTTTGCCTTCCAACTTCTAACATTCCTGTAGAAATATCAAGACCAATGATTTCTGATGCCCCTGTTTTTGATAGATTTATAGCCAGATCACCAGTTCCTGTAGCAACATCCAAAATTCTTTTAGGATTTGTTTTACTAACAAGTTTCACTACTTTTTTGCGCCATTTTACATCAATGCCAAAAGAGATAACACGATTTAACCCGTCATAATTCTCTGAAATAGTATCAAACATCTCGGCGACCTGCTCTTTTTTAGACCGGGTCTTATCTTTATATGGAGTTATTTTTTCTGACATTAAAAAAAATTTAGGCAAATATACATTTTTGATATTGAACTAATCCTGAGTTTTGTTGTTTAAGCAAAAAAATGTGATTTTGTTCCATAATAAAGGTTTTGTAAGCCATGATTTTTGATTACAGAATGATAAAAAACAAGATCAGAAATATCAGAATTGAAGTTGGAGATCATCAAATTTTACCAGTTAGTCAATTTACATTATCTTTGTACGCTTTTATATTCTAAGACCTTACTTCTTGTTATTTTGAAGTGTAGTATTTAGTCTTAGTTTGATTTTATCTTTAGATGGAAAACAATAAACAAAACCAATGAAAATCATAATCGCCGGAGCTGGTGAGGTAGGATTTCATTTGGCGAAATTACTCTCGTTTGAATCCCAGGACATTACTCTTATAGATACAGATAAGGAATGCCTTAACTATGCGGATACTCACCTTGATATTAGAGTTATTAAAGGAGATTCGACTTCAATTGCTATCTTAAAAGAAGCAAGAGTAGATAATGTAGATATGGTAATTAGTGTTACCTCTAGCGAAACGACCAATATTACAATATGTGTATTGGCAAAACAGCTTGGAGCTAAACGTACTATTGCCAGGATTTCGAATACAGAGTTTATAGAAAATAAAGAAGAAGTAGGGTTTATTAAATTTGGTATTGATGAGCTTATTTCTCCAGAGGCATTGGCAGCTAGTGAAATAGAATTATTGCTTAGTCAATCCGCATTTCATGGTAGTTACGAATTCGAGAATGGTGCGTTAACGATGGTAGGAACAACCTTATCTAAAGAAGCATTATTTGTTGGTAAAACGGTAAGAGAAGCAGCAGAAGTGTTTCCAGAATTACACTTTATGCCTATCGCAATTCAACGCTCAGGAACTCAATATACATTAATTCCTAGAGGAGATACTACTTTTAAAGAAGGAGATCAAGTCTATTTTGTAACTTCTAAAGGTGGAGTAGAAGAGTTGTATAAGTTAACCGGAAAAGTTAAAGAACAAATCAAGAATGTAATGATTCTGGGAGGGAGTAAGATTGGATATAAGACTTCTCGCGACCTTTGTGATCACAAATTTAGAGTAAAACTTATCGAGAAAGATAGAGAAAAATCTTTTGATCTTGCCGATGAATTACCTAATGCTTTAATTATTAATGGTGATGGGCGAAATGTAGAGCTGCTACAAGAAGAAGGTATAGATGGGATGGATGCCTTTATAGCGGTGACAGGTAATTCTGAGACCAATATAATGTCTTGTCTGGTAGCTAAGTCTAAGGGAGTGAGAAAAACTATTGCATTAGTAGAAAACATGGATTATTTCCAGCTGTCTCATTCTATAGGTATAGATACCTTAATTAATAAGAAACTTCTGGCTGCAAACAATATTTTTAGATTTATTAGAAAAGGTGAGGTTGTAGCAATGACCAAACTTAATAATATGAATGCCGAGCTGTTAGAGTTTATTGTTAAATCTTCTTCAGAAGTAAGTGATAATTTAATCAAAGATTTAGATTTTCCACGTTCTGCCATAATTGCTGGAGTTATTAGAGATGAAGAAGGAATGATCCCACTGGGAGATTTTTATATTCAGGCAGGAGACCGGGTAGTGGTATGTTGTTTGCCAAAATCTATTAAGAAAATAGAAAAGCTTTTCCTTTAAGATGTACAGATTAAACTATAAGATTATCTCACATATCATGGGGCTGTTGTTACTCTGTAACGGCGGGTTTATGCTAATCGCCACTGGTATTAGTTTTATCTATAAAGATGGAGTTACTTTAGAGATCATGATGGCATCTTTAGCTACGATGTTTATTGGGATTATCTTAATGTTTTTAACGAGAGAGCATCAAAAAGAAATCAATAAGCGAGAAGGGTATATTGTCGTAACTTTTGGCTGGATATTTATGTCTCTTAGCGGAACCTTACCTTACTTATTCTCGGGAGCAATACCATCTTTTACGAATGCTTTTTTTGAAACCATGTCGGGATATACTACCACAGGTGCGTCTATTCTTAATGAAATAGAGATTATTCCTAAAGGAGTTTTGTTT
The sequence above is a segment of the Aquimarina spinulae genome. Coding sequences within it:
- the accD gene encoding acetyl-CoA carboxylase, carboxyltransferase subunit beta → MAWFKRTQKGIQTATEDKKDVPKGLWYKSPTGKIVDAEQLEKNFYVSPEDGYHVRIGSKEYFEILFDDNKFKELDKGVTSKDPLKFEDKKKYVDRLKDAQEKTNLKDAVRTAVGKSYGNDLVIACMDFAFIGGSMGSVVGEKIARAADYSLKHKIPFMIISKSGGARMMEAALSLMQLAKTSAKLAQLADAGIPYISLCTDPTTGGTTASFAMLGDINIAEPGALIGFAGPRIVRDTTGKELPEGFQTAEFLKEHGFLDFITPRHELKQKINLYLSLILNRPLAN
- the fbaA gene encoding class II fructose-bisphosphate aldolase produces the protein MSHNIKPGVATGDEVQAIFKYAKEKAFALPAVNVIGSNSINAVLETAAELNSPVIIQFSNGGAQFNAGKGLSNEDQKAAIAGAVAGAKHVHLMAEAYGVPVILHTDHCAKKLLPWIDGLLDAGEEFYRETGKPLYSSHMIDLSEEPIEENIEICAAYLARMSKMGMTLEIELGITGGEEDGVDNSDVDDSKLYTQPEEVAYAYEELSKVSDKFTVAAAFGNVHGVYKPGNVKLTPKILKNSQEFISEKYKVEHNHIDFVFHGGSGSTIEEIREAIGYGVIKMNIDTDLQFAFNEGIRDYMTNNIEYLKTQIGNPDGSEEPNKKYYDPRKWLREGEITFKNRLKKAFEDLNNVNTL
- a CDS encoding TrmH family RNA methyltransferase, whose translation is MVSKNQKKLIKSLYQKKYRKQHGLFVAEGKKVIKELLVANLKLHSLFTLEVGIFDVSTTLEYGITEEELKQISFLTTPQVALAVFHIPEVKKTNSSGLILALDDVRDPGNLGTIIRLCDWFGIQDLVCSLQTVDCYNPKVIQATMGSITRVNISYVNLKEFLTLETPNSRIFGTFMNGDSIYTEKLPKDAIVIMGNEANGISEDIQSLVKDRITIPQFGSDQKTESLNVATATAIVLSEFRRS
- a CDS encoding porin family protein gives rise to the protein MKRIFILIVVLICTQNMSAQLFSKEKVQNLQNFDKPRFSYGYILGFNLYDFNFDYTTDAPETDIIHDESIGFSVGLLGNLRLNDYFDLRLEPMVTFNTRNLRFSNPQFTSDFESVREVKSTYVHVPLLLKISTKRINNIKPFIVGGVSTSINLSSNEDNPDDNSVGQFRMKTNTNYYEIGFGIDLYLQYFKFTPSIRGVFAMSDELIKDNDPNSPYTSTIDKMSTRGIFINFTFQ
- the ubiE gene encoding bifunctional demethylmenaquinone methyltransferase/2-methoxy-6-polyprenyl-1,4-benzoquinol methylase UbiE; the encoded protein is MSEKITPYKDKTRSKKEQVAEMFDTISENYDGLNRVISFGIDVKWRKKVVKLVSKTNPKRILDVATGTGDLAINLSKTGASEIIGLDISTGMLEVGRQKIAIKKLDTIINMVQGDSENLPYDENYFDAITVAFGVRNFENLEKGLSEVFRVLKPGGIFVVLETSIPTKTPYKQGYKFYSTTILPLVGRLFSKDKSAYSYLSESAAAFPYGEAFNNILKKIGFIEVKDNPQTFGVATIYTATK
- the trkA gene encoding Trk system potassium transporter TrkA, with the protein product MKIIIAGAGEVGFHLAKLLSFESQDITLIDTDKECLNYADTHLDIRVIKGDSTSIAILKEARVDNVDMVISVTSSETTNITICVLAKQLGAKRTIARISNTEFIENKEEVGFIKFGIDELISPEALAASEIELLLSQSAFHGSYEFENGALTMVGTTLSKEALFVGKTVREAAEVFPELHFMPIAIQRSGTQYTLIPRGDTTFKEGDQVYFVTSKGGVEELYKLTGKVKEQIKNVMILGGSKIGYKTSRDLCDHKFRVKLIEKDREKSFDLADELPNALIINGDGRNVELLQEEGIDGMDAFIAVTGNSETNIMSCLVAKSKGVRKTIALVENMDYFQLSHSIGIDTLINKKLLAANNIFRFIRKGEVVAMTKLNNMNAELLEFIVKSSSEVSDNLIKDLDFPRSAIIAGVIRDEEGMIPLGDFYIQAGDRVVVCCLPKSIKKIEKLFL